The Takifugu rubripes chromosome 3, fTakRub1.2, whole genome shotgun sequence genome contains a region encoding:
- the LOC115249252 gene encoding zinc finger protein 345-like isoform X1, translating to MSSVECLRTFFMERLTVAAEEIFRVFQQKLDGYEEELDYQRRLVESVWKPRLKLHRTELSQQQPLWKEEEDNYQHQDRSCSLDQEDSKPPQINEEQEESCCYQDGEPLTVKQEMDTLMVTIHEQGDDSELGLNPDQSQEKPEVNTTVQSPVLPDPACDLQLLSYSPHISESKDEENRTSEDSRWTTAEEPKQTMRQNHPKCQTGNVNSPAESPVDCDTDTGAKTSACNTGEQQGKVRTDLNGHSTIQYQHLGSACGKDSGEVCFSSADKIKDTATKFFICETCGKNFKLSQLLKQHLKVHTDERPYACKTCGKTFKRHSSFYIHKRIHTGERPYVCQTCGKAFIRNDKLNMHLRVHTDERPFVCKTCGKTFKRNYELKVHLRHHTGERPFVCKTCGKHFKHKSALNVHMRLHTGERPYVCKTCGKTFKRNDELKVHLRDHTGERPFVCKTCGKILRRNDELKVHLRVHTGERPYLCKTCGKAFKQNSALNVHMRLHTGERPYVCKTCGKTFKRNDELKVHLRDHTDERPFVCKKCGKTFKGNTALNVHMRIHKGERPYLCKTCGKAFKQKSALNYHMRVHTV from the exons atgtcttctgttgagtgtttgaggacgttCTTCATGGAGcgactgactgttgctgctgaagaaatattccgagtgtttcaacaaaagctcgACGGATATGAAGAAGAGCTCGATTATCAGCGCAGACTGGTGGAAAGTGTTTGGAAACCCCGATTAAAGTTACACAGGACAG agctttcacagcagcaacctttgtggaaggaggaagaggataattaccagcatcaggataggagctgcagtctggaccaggaggactcaaagcctccacaaatcaatgaggaacaggaggaatCCTGCTGTTATCAGGATGGAGAGCCGCTGactgtgaagcaggagatggacacctTAATGGTGACCATACATGAGCAAGGTGACGACAGTGAACTGGGCCTGAATCCTGATCAGagccaggaaaagcctgaggtgaacacaacagttcaaagcCCTGTGTTACCAGATCCAgcctgtgacctgcagctgctctcctacagTCCTCATATATctgagagcaaagatgaggaaaacaggaccagcgaagactccaggtggaccacagctgaagagccaaaacaaaccatgaggcagaaccatcctaaatgtcagactgggaacgtaaacagcccagcagagtcaccagtggactgtgatacagacacaggtgctaaAACTTCTGCAtgtaacacaggtgaacaacagggaaagGTCAGGACAGATTTGAATGGACATTCCACTATTCAATACCAGCACCTTGGCTCAGCATGTGGGAAAGATTCCGGAGAGGTTTGTTTCTCATCAGCCGACAAAATTAAGGACACAGCAACCAAATTCTTTATTtgtgaaacatgtgggaaaaaTTTCAAACTGTCACAATTACTGAAGCAACACCTTAAAGTTCACACAGACGAGAGACCATAtgcgtgtaaaacatgtgggaaaacctttaaacGACATTCTTCATTTTATATCCAcaagagaattcacacaggtgagagaccatatgtctgtcaaacatgtgggaAGGCCTTTATACgaaatgataaattaaatatgcacctgagagttcacacagatgagagaccatttgtgtgtaaaacatgtgggaagaccTTCAAACGAAATTATGAATTAAAGGTCCACTTAAGacatcacacaggtgagagaccatttgtgtgtaaaacatgtggaaaacACTTCAAGCACAAGtctgcattaaatgtccacatgagacttcacacaggtgagagaccatatgtgtgtaaaacatgtgggaaaacctttaaaagaaatgatGAATTAAAGGTCCACTTAAGagatcacacaggtgagagaccatttgtgtgtaaaacatgtgggaagatTTTAAGACGAAATGATGAATTAAAGGTCCACTTAAGAGTTCACACTggtgagagaccatatttgtgtaaaacatgtgggaaagccttcaaacaaaattctgcattaaatgtccacatgagacttcacacaggtgagagaccatatgtgtgtaaaacatgtgggaaaacctttaaaagaaatgatGAATTAAAGGTCCACTTAAGAGATCACACAgatgagagaccatttgtgtgtaaaaaatGTGGGAAGACCTTTAAAGGAAATActgcattaaatgtccacatgagaattcacaaaggtgagagaccatatttgtgtaaaacatgtgggaaagctttcaaacaaaaatctgcattaaattatcacatgagagttcacacagTTTAG
- the LOC115249252 gene encoding zinc finger protein 345-like isoform X2, translating into MISPVFLELSQQQPLWKEEEDNYQHQDRSCSLDQEDSKPPQINEEQEESCCYQDGEPLTVKQEMDTLMVTIHEQGDDSELGLNPDQSQEKPEVNTTVQSPVLPDPACDLQLLSYSPHISESKDEENRTSEDSRWTTAEEPKQTMRQNHPKCQTGNVNSPAESPVDCDTDTGAKTSACNTGEQQGKVRTDLNGHSTIQYQHLGSACGKDSGEVCFSSADKIKDTATKFFICETCGKNFKLSQLLKQHLKVHTDERPYACKTCGKTFKRHSSFYIHKRIHTGERPYVCQTCGKAFIRNDKLNMHLRVHTDERPFVCKTCGKTFKRNYELKVHLRHHTGERPFVCKTCGKHFKHKSALNVHMRLHTGERPYVCKTCGKTFKRNDELKVHLRDHTGERPFVCKTCGKILRRNDELKVHLRVHTGERPYLCKTCGKAFKQNSALNVHMRLHTGERPYVCKTCGKTFKRNDELKVHLRDHTDERPFVCKKCGKTFKGNTALNVHMRIHKGERPYLCKTCGKAFKQKSALNYHMRVHTV; encoded by the coding sequence ATGATTTCTCCTGTGTTTCTagagctttcacagcagcaacctttgtggaaggaggaagaggataattaccagcatcaggataggagctgcagtctggaccaggaggactcaaagcctccacaaatcaatgaggaacaggaggaatCCTGCTGTTATCAGGATGGAGAGCCGCTGactgtgaagcaggagatggacacctTAATGGTGACCATACATGAGCAAGGTGACGACAGTGAACTGGGCCTGAATCCTGATCAGagccaggaaaagcctgaggtgaacacaacagttcaaagcCCTGTGTTACCAGATCCAgcctgtgacctgcagctgctctcctacagTCCTCATATATctgagagcaaagatgaggaaaacaggaccagcgaagactccaggtggaccacagctgaagagccaaaacaaaccatgaggcagaaccatcctaaatgtcagactgggaacgtaaacagcccagcagagtcaccagtggactgtgatacagacacaggtgctaaAACTTCTGCAtgtaacacaggtgaacaacagggaaagGTCAGGACAGATTTGAATGGACATTCCACTATTCAATACCAGCACCTTGGCTCAGCATGTGGGAAAGATTCCGGAGAGGTTTGTTTCTCATCAGCCGACAAAATTAAGGACACAGCAACCAAATTCTTTATTtgtgaaacatgtgggaaaaaTTTCAAACTGTCACAATTACTGAAGCAACACCTTAAAGTTCACACAGACGAGAGACCATAtgcgtgtaaaacatgtgggaaaacctttaaacGACATTCTTCATTTTATATCCAcaagagaattcacacaggtgagagaccatatgtctgtcaaacatgtgggaAGGCCTTTATACgaaatgataaattaaatatgcacctgagagttcacacagatgagagaccatttgtgtgtaaaacatgtgggaagaccTTCAAACGAAATTATGAATTAAAGGTCCACTTAAGacatcacacaggtgagagaccatttgtgtgtaaaacatgtggaaaacACTTCAAGCACAAGtctgcattaaatgtccacatgagacttcacacaggtgagagaccatatgtgtgtaaaacatgtgggaaaacctttaaaagaaatgatGAATTAAAGGTCCACTTAAGagatcacacaggtgagagaccatttgtgtgtaaaacatgtgggaagatTTTAAGACGAAATGATGAATTAAAGGTCCACTTAAGAGTTCACACTggtgagagaccatatttgtgtaaaacatgtgggaaagccttcaaacaaaattctgcattaaatgtccacatgagacttcacacaggtgagagaccatatgtgtgtaaaacatgtgggaaaacctttaaaagaaatgatGAATTAAAGGTCCACTTAAGAGATCACACAgatgagagaccatttgtgtgtaaaaaatGTGGGAAGACCTTTAAAGGAAATActgcattaaatgtccacatgagaattcacaaaggtgagagaccatatttgtgtaaaacatgtgggaaagctttcaaacaaaaatctgcattaaattatcacatgagagttcacacagTTTAG